In Rhopalosiphum padi isolate XX-2018 chromosome 3, ASM2088224v1, whole genome shotgun sequence, the genomic stretch TGTAAtacgcatttttattttttataaagaagTATGCCAGTAAGACCATCTAGTTTCCACAAGTCGTTCTAAATGAATTGCTTTTAAGTTTTTATCCTCTTGAACtttcataaaaatttcataGCGAGTATGTCCACTCATTAAGTACTTATACAAAGACTGgactgtatcaaaaaaattaaccacAATACTGTTGTTTTGAATTGAATGAATTAAACAAAGGTTCAGGCGGTGAGCATAGCAATGCACAAATATAGCTTGTGGTACTACATCTGCTATTCGTTTTTGTACTCCCGAGAACACTCCACTCATAACCGATGCTCCGTCATAACATTGAGCAATGCACTTGTTGATatccaaattattttctatcacAATTTTTTGGATTTCTTGACTAAGAGCTGAAGCATTACATTTAACCATGTGGTAACAACCCAAagctttttcaaaaacattaaactcATTGTCAACAAACCTGATTACAAATGACAGCTGTTCTTTTTTACTAGTGTCTTTAGTTTCATCCACAAGAATAGAAAAGGCACCAATTGGTGAAATTTGTTGAATTATGTTTGACCTTGTGATAGaagcaataattttaatacaatcgtTCTGATACTCGGGAGATGTATAATGTCCATATCTggattctaattttaatttaacattatcatCACAAAACATATTTAAGAGTTCAATATAATTTCCACGGTTTGATGATTCTTTACTCTCATCATGTCCTCGGAATGGTATGCCTTGTTTTGCTAAATATAAAGTAGTTTTCAATAAGTAATAAACATGTTGACGGTTATCTTCAACTTCTTTCTTTCGAGAATGTATTATGCCACTTGCAACAGAAGAAtaacttttattacattttaaatttaaaaacatagtatACTTTTCAAAGTTTAGCTTATGATAATTAGTCTTTGCCAGGGCCGTATTACCCAATAGGCACTATAGGCACTGTGCCTAGGGCCTACGAACATTTTAGGGCCTACGAAAATGAAATTTTTGGTTACGatttttctgtaatatttttttttaaagttaattaactATTTGTAGATGTTAgcacaacaaataaaatattttttataatatttctcgtatatttatatttaatgttcgtTATCGTAATTCGTAATAATCACTTAATGAAATCAGATTGGATAAACCATAAACCGATAAAATGCATACGGTATACGGGAAAACGACTGTGTATGATGAATGAAACGACGATTTctgtttagaatatttttggaaataatacaaaaataatatcatttacgtaatataaataatatttatcgacCGCGGActcacccacacacacacacacacacgcgtggACATTATATGCGGGACTTGTTCGGTCGGTATCGCCATTCGCCGTATCGAAACGATAAgacaacatttaattattcttaagtaATCCTtgtcaatattgttatttgttcgtAGCAGTCCGCAGTTccgtactataaattataatatcattattcattaatatcgtTTATTGTCAATTGTAAATCCAGTATAGTGAACTTTAAACGGAACAATCTCTGAACaggtactttaaaattttaatctatatcttacgttagataatatattaaaataacatcgtatttaaaattatatcatatactgatatactcttataaatgtttatgtatacattattagagTAGAACTAGTAGAAGTAATATTGAAATGTCTGGTGATGGGTACAAAAGGATGCACGAAAGTGGTTCtactaaaagaaaaaagaaagaaaaacgaGATTTATACATCAGTCAACAAATGGGGTCCATGAGCAAATTCATAATAACACAAAATCGTTCTAATGCAGGTACAAGTACAAACCAAATTgagatttcaaataaaaatcaactaataaatattatgacagaTGAATCTAAAATTGAAGGTAATTTATTAGGTTCATCTCCTAAGAAAACTGAACCAAATTTGACAACTCCCTTAAACGAAACTACAAGTGTTATAACTGAATCTATACCAGATAAAGTTAAATCCAATCTGACCGAccttagtaatttaaaatttagtaacgATCCTGCACATTGGGAAATTAACGCTGATCTGATTtcttatttttctgaaaatattcctATTCAAAATGTGGATGCAGATTTAACTGTATCTGCTAGacaatttggtaaaaaaatgaGATATTTCAGAAAGGAATATTTTTCACGAGCATTAGGAAATGGTGAGTGTGTAAATCGAGACTGGCTGATATATTCGCCATCCACTGGATCAGTGTATTGCTATGTGTGTAAAATTTTTCGTCATTTGCAAAGTAGTGATAAATTAACACTTGTGCATCAATTCGAAAGTGGTTTTGAtgattggaaaaatattaatgttagaaTGGAAACTCACGAACAATCTAATGACCATTTTaactcgataaaaaaaaatggtagaccttcaaaaatgtaaaaaaatagatGTGGAATTAATAAATcagtataataaagaaaaaatgtattggatTCAAGTTTTAAGACGAGTTATAGCAGTAATTAAGTTCTTATCGTCTAGAGGATTAGCTTTTAGAGGAGATTCGGAAGTATTTGGCTGTCCAAAAAATGGTAACTATTTAGGTTGCCTTGAACTTCTTTCTAATTTTGATCCTTTTCTTGAAGAGCATATAAAAAAGTTCGGAAATCCTGGCAAaggaaatatatcatatatgtcaTCTACGATTTGCAACGAATTTATAGACATTCTTGCTACtactctaaatttaaaaattgtttctgAAATAAAAGAATCAATATATTTCGGTATTAGTATTGATTCGACGCCCGACATAGCGCACATCGATCAGTTAACGATCATTATTCGTTACACCACCATTGGTCAAGGAAAAGTCGTAGAGAGATTTCTTGGCTTTGTTCCTATTGAACAGCATGATGGTAAATATCTTTTTAATGTATTGACTAAATTGCTTAACGATAACAATATTGACATATCAAATTGCCGTTCTCAGTCTTACGACAATGCGAGTAATATGAGTGGAATATACTCAGGAGTTCAAGCTCTTTTTCGTGAAGTAAATAAATTGGCCGAGTGGGTTCCCTGTGCTGCACATAGTTTAAACTTGGTAGGATCTGTTACTGTTGAATGTTGTACTGAAgccattaaattttttagtgtgGTTCAGTCAATTTATACGTTTTTGGCAGCATCACCTCAAAGATGgtctataatgttaaaaaatatgaaggAGTCTGTTTTTGTAGTTAAAAGTCTGTCTGAAACAAGATGGTCCGCGCGTAGTGATGCAACGAAGGCATTATCACTTAATTATGAAGAAATCCGTCAGGCTTTGATTGATATTTCATTATCAGAAAGACAACCTCCTAATGCTGTTAATGAAGCTAAGTCACTTGTTAAAAAACTCAATCGTCTTGAAACTGTTCTAATGTCTAATATTTGGAATGACATTttacaacaaattaatattgtaaacaaatcGTTACAAACACCCGGTATTGAGATATGTACTGTCGTTAACCTCTATAACagtcttatattatgttttaaaaaaatgagaaGCGCCGaagaatttgatttatttgaagaaaaagcaaaaaaaagagTTTCTGGTTTGTCTGATTATTCTGAAATGGAATCTAGAAAACGTAAACATAAAGTCTCGATAAATGATGGCAATGCAATTGATGCTGTTGATCAAATGAGTGCTAGAGATAAATTCAAAACtcaaacattttatgtaataattgataaattgattGTTGAAatggaaaaacgaaaaaaagcttatttaaaattagacgaaagatttaattttttaactaacgAGAGTTTAAAAgatgaagaaataaaaataaaggcaAATAATTTAGTTGAAGCCTATAAAACCGATTTAGAATCTTCATTTGTTAAtgagtttttgatttttaagagCTTTCGAGAAACTGGGATGTCTGTTAATGAAATgctaattaaacaaataaataccaaAATGGTAACAAGTTTTCCAAATGTAAACATTGCTTTTAggatatatttatcaatttttgggACTTCGTGCGAAGGTGAAAgatcattttcaattttaaagagGGTTAAGAACTGGCAGCGGTCAACTATTGGACAAGataaattatcatcattatcgGTACTTGCAATTGAACACGAATTACTCCAAGACATCGATACCGAAAAAGTTATAGAATCATttgcaaacaaaaaatatcgtaaaaaacatttgtaacaataaatttatattaagacatattctacataatactgttatttttaaattgttacaataaattatcttgttttatatttaaatacaaagaacaaaatgaaaaatggtataaaataagTTGTTTTGTATGGTTCCtgcagtttaattttaaataatatattttgagtaatgtaaaatgtatttttagatgTGTTAAAATTGTCATTAGATAAAGTTAtgattataaagttaataattgattttcaggttgtaaatatttttgattttaaagacTTAAAACACTGCGAAAAACACTACCTCTCCCAAAAATTAGGTttcttaatcatttaaatactgAACACTACAGAACCGTATATTAGCACATGATGGGTAATAAAGAACTGTGCCTAGGGCCTACGATAGTGTTAATCCGGGTCTGGTCTTTGCATGGTATTTAAATGATTCTGCTTGTTTTTGCCAACAGTTGAatcctttatttaaaaatgttcgttCAAATTGTGGTTCATTAGTAGATGTAAAATGTCtacaaacaaaacaatacaCCTGGTCTTTTACAATTGAATATTCAATCCAATTGAAATGTTTGTACAATTTTGAATTGAAcgctcttttatttttattttttggaaaactTGCAAGTAATGGTTGTTTTGGACTATCATACTTAGAAATTGATAAATCataaacctaaaaatatatGGTTTGAATGTCAagttgtgataaaaaaataaaaaactcacCTTTGGTTTAAAATCCTTAGATTCAGTGTCACATTTTGTTGATTTAACAATAGTCTCATTTATTTCTTCCTTTTCAAAAAACTTGCCTTCTTCATTGttcaaataattactaatatgtGTGGCAGGACTCTTCATAGATTCTGCGAAATTATCAGattcctaaataatattataaagaatcaagaatgtacctattactttaatactatacaatacattaataccatataattctgtgttaattcaaaaattataaataaagctaaggtatgtataaaaacaaaatagataggtatattaaatgagAAATTTGAaagttaaataaactataactaaGGGCACTGGAAAATGTATCTTGATAGTTATAAGTATATGATAGACGTTAGTATAGATTAGGTTCTTTTAAGTCACAGTTCATAAACTGTCACACATACTGCGGGCATATGAAcacattaaatttatgaatgCATTTTAGTCATACTTACAAAATTATCTGGTTTCTGCTTTTCAGATATTGTAGAAAACATACTTAATAAACTATGACAGTTTGAACCAGCTGTTAATaaaagctttttatttttttctcttaatcGAGCTGCACctccttttctttttttttcgttcataatagaaaatacttaatacactcgtaaaattaaaaaaaaaacttttaataattaataataatctattagttgaataaatatttataaaaacaaaaatataacactaatatattaataaaaactgaaaCCACTAAACAGACTAAAATACTGACATTTAGCGGTTGTcgggttgtatattattaaatattaagcaaatattattattatttttattatatattatattacgatcaATCGTACTCGATGTACTTACATTGGTAGTAAACTGGTAACTggaaggaaataataataaataacattgtgacaaggttaaaaatgtaaacaaataatattctatggttgctatttttagacaattttttcCCTTTTGAtgggaattataaattatgttgtttttttattataacgtgTAGGGAGATACCGGAGTGTGATAAGAAATCTGTACCAGCATATATCcacagacatattatattatttatattatattattattattttatattatgtctatgatACAAGTGATTTAACCACACTAGTACACTACTgattatttttggaaataaaacacattagtacctatagtaattttttttttttttaaatactgaaaaaatataaaatatatataatttatgaatattataacactTAGGTATATCGGCGCTTATATTTATTGCTGGCAGGCCAAAGAAGgcgtttttcaaaaatgttggtGCAAATGTACACCCTGCACCCCCCCAAATGACGCCCCtggtttatatgattttaaattaaacaaaaaattaatagcgTGTTTAATAGAAGTCCAGTACATATCTGCTTTGATTCTGTATAATGAAACAGTCTGTATTTTTTCTTCAcatgaaaacaatatatatttttaagaaaaaatgttaacagaTGTAGGTATTGTACACGCTTTTATAGTTATTCTGTATAGACGCCAatggacatattattacaatttatataacaataataagtaggcGGGTGTCTTCTAATGTATTTTTTCggtcaaaaataatcaataatggacttaatataatacaatacgtacGAATGTGGTATCTTTTAAATCGCATGCCCTTATATggtgaaaaagaaaatgtacattcgattatattataaagagcgGAAATGCCttcgtttattatacataaagtgTGGTTCGATGGGTACCCATATTGTAACAATTGTGGAATTATAATGCACCGCTCAGTCAGGGGTGATATATTTCGGGTAGGCATTCTTTTCTCACCAAAGGCGACCGCCGATCTCTACTGCGCATTTAAACTTTTGTGTATTATGTTTTGATGTAAAGAATACAGGTGCCCGCTGTTATAGGAATCCCGCGCACAATGATTGTGGTGTGGGGCGGTGTTTGTCACAGTCGGCCCCGTGCGtgtttgttcaaaataaaaataaatttttacgcttataatatacatacatatatacaacactaataatatcatatacgacGCAGTTTTTCGATTGAATTTCGAattcctatattttataattttatattttatcttataccCGCGAGTACTTGTGTATCTGACATCtaaagcatataattattaaaattagtgacAAGATGATGCGATTCAAGCTAGGTATTAAACGTTATCgatagtttttatttcttcatgtacgaaatatgtacctattataattacttaacatTAAGATTTaggaaaaaaacactaaaaatatttagtatcaaAAAAGATGAAAAcagaaatatcattaaaaaatatttataacaattatttagcaagccataattaataaaaaaactacggGTGACGTCATAATTTCGTTGCCTCCATATACTAAGTATACAATACACTTTATTACGTGAATATTACAATTCTCAGTTATaactaaactaaaaaatttattggtttagacctatttaacaatttaaggtttgcaatattacaatatcttaTTCATTGTTTTTGCGCTGTGCGCAAGAAGcgcaaatcaaaatattttaacaattattattttattataagaatattttaacaacacagTATTATACGAATCGGCTACTTATTCACGACTAACTCTTGGTTATTCTACGTTCTTGTCTTGGCGACGCAGTCGCTTGCAAAAAGAATACACATATTGCTtacactactatattattgtataatatgcttactAATCTAAAGTGTGTGTGTGAGGGTTCCTAACAATACTTTACCTCACTGATTTAGCCCAGACTTTACATTCAACATCATTAGCTggaaatctaaaaaattaacaagTTTCACGGTTGGAAATGTGAGAACACAGCGGTACCCAACATTGTACCATTTTAACACTAagacaacaattatttaacatattttaatttggaataaatattatgtaaaatgtgtttaattagtAACTCACATTGAAAAATCTTTTCAAAAAGGAAATCTAACACTACAGTTTATTGACTCACTGAAGATCGCCGAAACAGAGCTTTGGGTAAGCAAATGGCTCAAAAAGAAAAacacaacaaattattatatgtatataaaagtcATAAAACCATAGACAATGCATAAAACatacttattatgtaaaatggaGGGAAAATAGTACATACTtctatgtaaaaattgcaatagtaaaaaatattaataatacttaactgATTTGTGTATAATGCATAgagtatattatggtataatgtGTGTGCCAtagaaatactaaatactacaCTTTGTTTATATTGACGAAAAAATCGTTTAGCTTCATATTTTTGGTCGGTACATATGTATAAACTTGTAAGgaacatgtttttaatagttagaactttaagaaaaaaatacatatgcacttaaaaccaattttttttcaaacatgttTTTTGACCCATGTATTTCTTATGGAATGAACCGTCGGTCTTATCAATAGACAATGTGACGTCACTACTATTTGTGCCTTATaccacgataatataatataattatctttaataattGTCGATATAAATAACCAAGCGCGATATGATAACGTCGTAGCAGGCTGTTAGGTTATTTGcccattattttattgattatgttGCGATTGCACGTACGTGTTATGTAATTAaagtttactatatatataggtattatcaaatactataaatgacAATACGGGACAACTAGTGTTAAAAATCGCGACAAAAGTATGCCCCCTGATAAAGCAACTAACGCGCTCTaggattgtaatttgtaatattctgCTATATAGGTAACAGAAAAATTTGATCAGctctaaaacattaaatacatattacataatatttttatatttaacagttattatataatataatatacaataaatttatttacaaaaaatattcatatttcatacaactatacaagttaattaggtacttacctcggtacttacattattattcatattattataaatgcattattttttttaattttttacttttcactTGTTTAAAAGTTggtgtattattacatttttttataaaagaattgaTAGTTACATTcaaaattttatcaataaataaaagtttacaattttgacaaatgtttggacatatttttatgtaacaatCAATTTTAGCCAACATTCTACTCTTTATACCATGTTTGTTGTCTATCAatgatttttctatattattattgaaaagacaaactattttttcaacaaattttgaaGTGCCTGGAAGTGGTAAAAGTAAGTTACATTCTTCGTATTCTTTCatagttataaaattgtttttcattgtcATTAATTGGTCTTTATCCTTTGTAGTCAGTTCATTTACACATTCTGTGTGGCTTAATTTTGAACAAGCCCAACCAGCTATGTAAGCTATAGCATTTTCTTCATGAATATCCAACTGTATAACTTTTATGTTCATGTCACTTAAATTATCATCAAACCTGGAATCTATATCATCAGGTGAAGAAATATTTACTTCTTTttgttgaaattcaaatttaaacttttttttatttttaagtaaatcagCACAGCTAATTAAAAATGCACATGCATCAACCTCACAATTTCCATTAACGGGAGGCATAAGAAGTTGTTGAGCAATGCACATTCGTATTGCAGAATGAAACTTGGAGGAGTCTGGTGTGATGTTATTACCTCCTTTTGCACGAATCACCGAAAACAAACTTTCAAGGCAATTTTGAGTTAAGCGTCTTACTAAAAGgtactcaaaattaaaattttcatgtAAATCttgatataaatgttttaaacatattatatttgcaatCCATCCTGTGATGCACGGAGGTTGTTTATtcattgcattttttatttccaattcattaaaaaattgtagtgcttcatttaatattttccaatgGATTGTATTTTCAGATAGAGGTCTGCGAAATACTTTGCATTCATCAAATGAGACGCTGTTAAacacatcaaataaattatctaatagCTTGATAAATTTTGCAGTATAGGCTGCTTTGGAACAAAGTTGATTATTTGATACAAGTGTTAAGATTGCAGAGCTTACAGTGTGACTAAAAGTCTGTGCTGCCAAACATACACGCATTGGAGAAAATGGAGGCAACTTGATATGTATTTCTTTAAGCTTTGGGGCTAGTCTTGGCACTTTATCTTTATCAAGATTATAAAAAGCTACAATATCTGTCCATGAGTATATTTCGTTTTGATGCTTGAAgtcatactttttaaaattatttctaaccgATTTTAAAAGGTGAGGTGTATCGTacataaagaatattttattatcttcatAAATTATCCATGGTTCATTTTTTGTCACGCCGAGTAGTTTTCTTAATTGTTGATTATTTGTACCTTGGTCGCAAATAATGACTTTTGGAATaagatttattgaatatattttgtgaattgtacttgatataatagttttaagtttaacTCCTGATATAGGTCCATTTGAAAGAAAGTAACCAATTACTTGTTTCCATGAATGTTTTATACCTTTTAACATTATAACTAAGGCTTGATTACATtgtaaaatactttttgaatcAATAAAATTTGCCAAATTGCCAAAATCTTCATAACCCGAAAACATATCGTTTTGGGAATTGTAggatataaattgttttattgacaTTTCATCAAAAACTATTGACACAGCTCTATCTGATAGTGGTGaagatgataatttaaatttaagcacttctaaaatgttttcatttatgCCACAAGCTAGATTTAAATTTTGGAGCCATCGCCTAAGTGATCTTACTGTAGGTAAACATAAAAACTTTCTCATGAATGTATAGCCTTTAGGagagttataatataaactcaaaGCAAACTTTTTTTCATCCTCTTTAAATcgccatgattttttttttaaactcattaGTCTCATCtgtgtttttaacaaaaaattattatttgtcttttctaccataattttagttttgttacaattttttgtttttaaattttg encodes the following:
- the LOC132925728 gene encoding zinc finger MYM-type protein 1-like, with amino-acid sequence MFLNLKCNKSYSSVASGIIHSRKKEVEDNRQHVYYLLKTTLYLAKQGIPFRGHDESKESSNRGNYIELLNMFCDDNVKLKLESRYGHYTSPEYQNDCIKIIASITRSNIIQQISPIGAFSILVDETKDTSKKEQLSFVIRFVDNEFNVFEKALGCYHMVKCNASALSQEIQKIVIENNLDINKCIAQCYDGASVMSGVFSGVQKRIADVVPQAIFVHCYAHRLNLCLIHSIQNNSIVVNFFDTVQSLYKYLMSGHTRYEIFMKVQEDKNLKAIHLERLVETRWSYWHTSL
- the LOC132927878 gene encoding zinc finger MYM-type protein 1-like, translated to MVDLQKCKKIDVELINQYNKEKMYWIQVLRRVIAVIKFLSSRGLAFRGDSEVFGCPKNGNYLGCLELLSNFDPFLEEHIKKFGNPGKGNISYMSSTICNEFIDILATTLNLKIVSEIKESIYFGISIDSTPDIAHIDQLTIIIRYTTIGQGKVVERFLGFVPIEQHDGKYLFNVLTKLLNDNNIDISNCRSQSYDNASNMSGIYSGVQALFREVNKLAEWVPCAAHSLNLVGSVTVECCTEAIKFFSVVQSIYTFLAASPQRWSIMLKNMKESVFVVKSLSETRWSARSDATKALSLNYEEIRQALIDISLSERQPPNAVNEAKSLVKKLNRLETVLMSNIWNDILQQINIVNKSLQTPGIEICTVVNLYNSLILCFKKMRSAEEFDLFEEKAKKRVSGLSDYSEMESRKRKHKVSINDGNAIDAVDQMSARDKFKTQTFYVIIDKLIVEMEKRKKAYLKLDERFNFLTNESLKDEEIKIKANNLVEAYKTDLESSFVNEFLIFKSFRETGMSVNEMLIKQINTKMVTSFPNVNIAFRIYLSIFGTSCEGERSFSILKRVKNWQRSTIGQDKLSSLSVLAIEHELLQDIDTEKVIESFANKKYRKKHL